The following coding sequences are from one Methanohalophilus halophilus window:
- a CDS encoding DsrE/DsrF/DrsH-like family protein, with translation MHKVTNVLILLKSMIYESTGPLETLRFAKHYSEQGLNVNIVLFGPMGVMLAKKDKAGALEYDQKIDECMNLGVNFMCCKLGSSLVGLKYEEMIPGIEMVEPEAIADTILEFSQKQQLIITL, from the coding sequence ATGCACAAAGTCACAAATGTCCTTATCCTGCTCAAAAGCATGATTTACGAAAGTACCGGTCCACTGGAGACCCTGAGATTTGCAAAACACTACAGTGAACAGGGCCTGAATGTAAATATAGTCCTCTTTGGCCCCATGGGAGTAATGCTTGCCAAAAAGGATAAAGCAGGAGCCCTGGAATACGACCAGAAAATCGATGAATGTATGAATCTGGGTGTGAACTTTATGTGTTGCAAACTGGGTTCTTCACTTGTAGGGCTCAAATATGAAGAAATGATACCGGGGATTGAGATGGTCGAACCCGAAGCTATTGCAGATACCATTCTGGAATTTAGCCAGAAACAACAACTTATAATTACGCTTTAA
- a CDS encoding class II fructose-bisphosphate aldolase, producing the protein MSESKFEPLPSSYLFNSLLDKDTIILAANPRISLVMRGIMKAAKDADAPLMVELARSESDLDGGYSGMTPAEFSKRCKKTANEVGLDVWSLHADHIGIKKGTPEDIESTKELVSGQIDAGYTSFAIDASHLFNFQGGNLREELSQNIDATTEIAHHIQDKMGGRKYGLEVEVGEIGREDENGRVLTKPEEAVTFIKALNENNVYPHVIAIANGSAHGNTYDTNGNLIQQVSVDIEQTIAVADALKENGFSVRIAQHGITGTPRELIYEHFPHGDILKGNVATFFQNIVWEVFRIYEPELFSDIRKWTIENFRSKAPEKSDNEIFGKFSKYAVRQFFDRIDAVGENTRRAIDAKVYAETLMFLGAFKAEGTAQQVRDYIKSL; encoded by the coding sequence ATGAGTGAATCCAAATTCGAACCGTTGCCAAGTTCCTATTTATTTAACAGTTTGCTGGATAAAGATACCATAATCCTTGCTGCAAATCCGCGTATCTCTCTTGTTATGCGTGGAATTATGAAAGCAGCCAAAGATGCAGATGCTCCCCTGATGGTAGAACTCGCCCGTTCTGAATCCGATCTGGACGGTGGTTATTCAGGTATGACCCCGGCTGAATTTTCAAAAAGGTGCAAGAAAACAGCCAATGAAGTTGGTCTGGATGTATGGTCTCTGCATGCCGACCATATTGGGATCAAGAAAGGTACTCCTGAGGATATTGAATCCACAAAGGAACTTGTAAGTGGGCAGATTGATGCGGGATATACCTCTTTTGCAATCGATGCTTCTCATCTTTTCAATTTCCAGGGAGGCAATCTCCGGGAAGAATTATCCCAGAATATTGATGCAACTACAGAGATCGCCCATCACATCCAGGATAAAATGGGTGGTCGTAAATATGGACTTGAAGTTGAGGTTGGTGAAATAGGCAGGGAGGATGAAAACGGAAGGGTACTTACCAAACCCGAAGAAGCAGTAACCTTCATCAAAGCGCTTAATGAAAATAATGTGTATCCACATGTTATCGCAATCGCAAACGGTAGTGCTCATGGGAACACCTATGATACAAATGGAAATCTCATACAGCAGGTTTCAGTTGATATAGAGCAGACCATTGCGGTTGCTGATGCCCTGAAAGAGAATGGCTTTAGTGTCAGGATCGCCCAGCACGGGATTACAGGTACTCCCAGGGAACTCATTTACGAGCATTTCCCTCATGGGGATATCCTGAAGGGCAACGTTGCCACATTTTTCCAGAATATAGTATGGGAAGTGTTCAGGATATATGAACCCGAGCTTTTCAGTGACATCCGGAAATGGACTATTGAGAATTTCCGCAGTAAAGCTCCCGAAAAGAGTGATAATGAGATATTCGGCAAATTCAGCAAGTATGCAGTAAGGCAGTTCTTTGACCGCATAGATGCTGTTGGTGAGAATACAAGGCGTGCAATTGATGCAAAGGTCTATGCTGAGACTCTTATGTTCCTCGGGGCTTTCAAGGCTGAAGGTACTGCACAGCAGGTCAGGGATTATATCAAATCCCTGTAA
- a CDS encoding hydantoinase/oxoprolinase family protein, with protein MVYSLGIDAGGTYTDSVLLDDDTDSILDSNKALTTYPDPLNGIKNSIDGLDQEKLKKVKIVSVSTTLSTNTILEGTGFPVGLFLIGNYDLKEKLPTPHYVKVAGGHTYNGGEKEPLDEEAVRDFAVKIKDKVAAFAISSFFSIRNPDHEIRAKQIIREATGLPVVCAHELSQDLGAFERATTAFFNAQLLPITERFMSTVEKDVTSRGISPKIFMLKCDGSVIGIKSALEKPIESIFSGPAGSLVGASFLTGNDSCAVIDVGGTSTDISVIKDGVPEMSEMGAVVGGWKTRVKAIKMETSAMGGDSHIWVKDGKLNVGPRRVIPLCRAADLYPDFLELLKINPMPTKTLIGMNFQPTTFFTRTEYEAMGLNDLEQELLDSISSSPTSLRELRSRMGRYPSTRILDSLIQKRLVQCIGFTPTDALHVLGDYTARNVEAAEVGAEYLGSLCKRTGEEFARYVKETFAKNMASDLISFFLEGIPREEIRKIFDIDCPTKFKVDIPVVLIGGPVVAYKDILGNIIDAEIIVPKYSDVGNATGALAAKGVRRVDFLIRPASMAAPDWEYYVFSEKGRQSFYEYKDAIKYARETGQSMVMQYMEDAGLDPDHVEIDVKKDEIVPEGWDFPMETKIRIMGVGTRLIDEEA; from the coding sequence ATGGTATACAGTTTGGGAATTGATGCTGGAGGAACTTATACTGATTCTGTTCTTCTGGATGATGACACTGATAGTATTCTTGATTCAAATAAAGCACTTACAACATATCCCGATCCACTGAATGGGATAAAAAACTCAATTGATGGTCTCGACCAGGAAAAACTCAAGAAAGTAAAGATTGTTTCCGTATCAACAACCCTTTCGACAAACACGATTCTTGAAGGTACGGGTTTCCCCGTTGGCTTGTTTTTGATCGGAAATTATGATCTCAAGGAAAAACTTCCGACTCCCCATTACGTAAAAGTTGCCGGTGGTCATACATATAATGGTGGGGAGAAAGAACCCCTGGATGAGGAAGCAGTCAGGGATTTTGCGGTGAAAATAAAGGACAAGGTTGCAGCTTTTGCAATCTCTTCCTTTTTCAGTATTCGTAACCCGGACCATGAAATCCGGGCCAAGCAGATAATCCGCGAGGCTACAGGTCTTCCTGTGGTATGTGCACACGAGCTCTCTCAGGACCTTGGTGCCTTTGAAAGAGCAACGACTGCCTTTTTCAATGCTCAGCTGTTGCCCATTACAGAAAGGTTCATGTCCACTGTGGAAAAGGATGTAACTTCCAGGGGAATCAGTCCGAAGATATTCATGCTCAAATGCGATGGCTCTGTTATCGGTATCAAAAGTGCACTGGAAAAGCCCATTGAATCTATTTTTTCTGGCCCTGCGGGAAGCCTTGTAGGAGCTTCCTTTTTGACAGGAAATGATTCATGCGCAGTTATTGATGTGGGCGGTACAAGTACCGATATTTCCGTTATAAAAGACGGCGTTCCTGAAATGAGTGAGATGGGGGCGGTTGTCGGTGGCTGGAAAACTCGTGTCAAGGCCATAAAGATGGAAACATCTGCAATGGGTGGTGACAGTCACATATGGGTAAAGGACGGCAAATTGAATGTTGGGCCGCGACGTGTAATTCCCCTTTGCAGAGCAGCGGATCTCTATCCCGATTTTCTGGAACTTCTCAAGATCAATCCCATGCCCACCAAAACTTTGATCGGCATGAATTTCCAGCCCACGACCTTCTTTACACGTACTGAATATGAAGCCATGGGTCTTAATGATCTGGAGCAGGAATTGCTTGATTCCATCTCTAGTAGTCCCACTTCGCTGAGGGAATTACGCAGCCGCATGGGCAGGTATCCCTCAACCAGGATTCTGGACAGCCTTATTCAGAAAAGGCTTGTGCAGTGTATTGGTTTTACACCCACGGACGCTCTGCATGTACTGGGGGATTACACCGCCCGCAATGTGGAGGCAGCGGAGGTAGGTGCTGAATACCTGGGCTCCCTGTGTAAGAGAACCGGCGAGGAATTTGCCAGGTATGTCAAGGAAACCTTTGCCAAGAATATGGCCTCAGACCTGATTTCCTTTTTCCTGGAAGGTATTCCAAGGGAAGAGATTCGTAAAATATTCGATATAGATTGTCCTACAAAGTTTAAGGTTGATATCCCGGTTGTTCTTATCGGTGGCCCCGTGGTTGCTTATAAGGACATACTTGGAAATATTATTGATGCCGAGATTATTGTACCAAAATATTCCGATGTCGGGAATGCCACAGGTGCCCTTGCAGCCAAAGGTGTAAGGAGGGTTGATTTCCTTATAAGGCCTGCTTCTATGGCAGCCCCTGATTGGGAATACTATGTATTTTCCGAAAAAGGGCGACAGAGTTTCTATGAATATAAAGATGCTATAAAATACGCCAGGGAAACAGGACAATCCATGGTCATGCAATACATGGAAGACGCCGGTTTGGACCCGGATCATGTGGAAATTGACGTCAAGAAGGATGAGATTGTGCCGGAAGGTTGGGATTTCCCAATGGAAACCAAAATCAGGATTATGGGAGTTGGTACCCGCCTGATAGATGAAGAGGCCTGA
- a CDS encoding energy-coupling factor transporter transmembrane component T family protein, whose translation MWMMPDYFLGFVPGDSFLHKLDPRTKLIATMLISILIFRLHVTGLVLIFALFIVLYYLSSVRIAMLRNLRPIAPFLILIFIFQLFLIPGNSFMDLYGFSATSEGFYEGLRIVGRFILLIQFASLLAATTSPAHMTAGVERLLRPLPGKILGVSSFEIATMMSLSIHLVPVLNRFLKEVYQAQLCRGLGRQKRISGLVSLAVPLLRGAFRMMDDISLGMESRCYQGNYRTSLFELKMEKYDWVVLMLVFILLLAFWNLSITLLPSYQI comes from the coding sequence ATGTGGATGATGCCTGATTATTTTTTGGGTTTTGTCCCTGGAGATTCCTTCTTGCACAAGCTTGATCCCCGCACAAAACTAATAGCTACGATGCTGATCAGCATTTTGATCTTCAGGTTGCATGTTACAGGTTTGGTCCTGATATTTGCATTATTCATAGTTTTATACTATCTTTCTTCTGTGCGTATTGCGATGCTACGAAACCTTCGTCCAATTGCCCCCTTCTTAATCTTAATTTTTATATTCCAGCTATTCCTGATACCGGGGAATAGTTTTATGGATTTGTATGGATTTTCTGCCACCTCAGAAGGCTTTTATGAGGGCCTGAGGATTGTAGGGCGTTTTATTCTTTTGATACAATTTGCCTCCCTGTTGGCGGCTACGACTTCTCCTGCTCACATGACGGCGGGAGTTGAAAGGCTACTTCGTCCCCTGCCAGGCAAGATCTTAGGAGTGAGTTCTTTTGAAATTGCCACCATGATGTCCCTCTCCATCCATCTGGTTCCTGTCTTGAACAGGTTCCTGAAAGAAGTGTATCAGGCACAGCTGTGCAGGGGTCTGGGAAGACAAAAAAGGATTTCAGGATTGGTTTCACTGGCAGTACCCTTGCTCAGAGGAGCCTTCAGGATGATGGACGATATATCCCTGGGAATGGAGAGCAGGTGTTATCAGGGTAACTACAGGACATCCCTTTTTGAATTAAAAATGGAAAAATATGATTGGGTAGTCCTTATGTTGGTTTTTATATTGTTGCTTGCCTTCTGGAATTTGAGTATCACTCTTTTGCCCTCTTATCAGATATAA
- a CDS encoding ATP-binding cassette domain-containing protein, which translates to MIEIEDLSFGFKENQRVLDGINVSIDSGEFVVIVGGNGSGKSTFVRHLNGLLLPDEGMVKIWDMDTCTISNLIAIRRKIGMVFQNPLTQFVGATVEEDVAFGLENLACPPSVIRNKTDSSLSDLGISHLAGKSPLELSGGQMQLAALAGVLVMEPECVIFDEVTSMLDSFSKQQVLATITRLHEKGKTIIMVTHNLEEVHLAERVIAFEKGRVVYDGKSSLFFDSPAVSNPGISIPPLTELALWLRDNGLKEIDVSNPDVNTLEESIWQLKSRI; encoded by the coding sequence ATGATAGAGATTGAAGATTTAAGCTTTGGTTTCAAGGAAAATCAACGTGTTCTTGACGGCATCAATGTGTCGATTGACAGCGGTGAATTCGTAGTCATAGTAGGAGGTAATGGTAGTGGTAAGTCTACCTTTGTCAGACATCTGAACGGTTTACTGCTGCCGGATGAAGGAATGGTGAAAATTTGGGATATGGATACATGCACTATTTCCAATCTAATTGCTATACGCAGGAAAATTGGTATGGTTTTCCAGAACCCTTTAACCCAGTTCGTAGGTGCCACTGTAGAGGAAGACGTGGCTTTTGGTCTTGAAAACCTGGCCTGTCCTCCATCAGTAATCCGCAACAAAACGGATAGTTCTCTTTCAGATCTGGGGATATCCCATCTGGCCGGCAAATCTCCTTTGGAACTAAGCGGCGGACAGATGCAACTTGCAGCCCTTGCAGGTGTCCTTGTCATGGAGCCTGAATGTGTGATATTTGACGAGGTAACCTCCATGCTGGATTCTTTCTCAAAACAACAGGTACTTGCAACCATCACCAGGCTTCATGAAAAGGGCAAGACGATAATAATGGTCACCCACAACCTGGAGGAAGTACATCTTGCTGAAAGGGTTATAGCTTTTGAAAAGGGGAGGGTCGTTTATGATGGCAAATCCTCTTTGTTTTTTGATTCCCCTGCTGTGTCAAACCCCGGTATTTCAATTCCTCCTCTTACTGAACTTGCCCTGTGGCTGCGGGATAACGGTCTCAAAGAGATTGATGTTTCAAACCCTGATGTTAATACACTGGAGGAATCTATCTGGCAATTGAAGTCAAGAATTTGA
- a CDS encoding biotin transporter BioY: MVNNNGLSDSSVRKMVYAALFASMTAVGAYISVPVGLVPVTLQTLFVILAGAVLGARWGMLSMFIYVLLGIVGLPVFSGGSSGLGVLLGPTGGYIIGFILAALVIGYLFEKFQNGSIAGMVAIFLIGMIAIYVPGYFQLMYVASLGAHETLALGVAPFIPGAAIKIAAATIIYRYLKTESLV, encoded by the coding sequence ATGGTTAACAACAATGGTTTATCCGATTCTTCCGTCAGGAAAATGGTTTATGCTGCCCTTTTTGCTTCCATGACTGCGGTGGGTGCTTATATCAGTGTCCCCGTGGGGTTGGTACCTGTTACCCTGCAGACATTATTTGTAATTCTTGCAGGGGCGGTGCTGGGTGCTCGATGGGGCATGCTGAGTATGTTCATCTATGTTTTGCTCGGTATTGTCGGTTTACCTGTATTTTCAGGTGGTAGCTCCGGACTTGGTGTGCTGCTGGGTCCCACAGGGGGCTATATCATCGGTTTTATTCTGGCAGCTCTTGTAATTGGTTATCTCTTTGAAAAATTCCAGAACGGATCAATTGCCGGTATGGTGGCTATATTCCTTATAGGTATGATTGCTATCTACGTTCCCGGCTATTTCCAGCTGATGTATGTGGCATCCCTGGGGGCGCACGAAACACTTGCATTAGGTGTTGCTCCATTTATCCCGGGAGCTGCCATCAAGATTGCAGCCGCGACCATTATTTATCGCTACCTCAAGACGGAATCTTTGGTATGA
- the thsA gene encoding thermosome subunit alpha yields the protein MAGQPIYILADGSQVTRGRDAQSNNILAGKAVANAVRTTLGPKGMDKMLVDSMGDVVITNDGATILKEMDIEHPTAKMIVEVAKTQDDEVGDGTTTAAVLAGEFLSKAEELLKKGVHPTIIATGYRQASKKAVEIVKSISIDISRDDTEALKKVAKTAITGKGAESHKEMLAELTVEAVSLIGEETDDGYVADVSDIKIEKQAGESVGESKLVKGLVLDKARTHPNMPEKIEDAKILVLSIPVEFKKTEMDAEIKISSPDQMQMFLDQEEKMVKQMTDKILDSGANVVFCQKGIDDLAQYYLEKAGVYAAKRLKKSDLDRICEATGATNIQDIDEITANDLGSANLVEERDIKGNKMTYITGCREKKAVSIILHGGTQHVVDSLQHAIDDALHVVAVALEDGKVVAGGGSPEVELSMRLGEYASSLSGREQLAVAKFAEAFEVIPETLAENSGYDPINKLVELRSKHEEGNKRMGLNVYTGEIVDMWENDVIEPLRAKTQAINAGTEAAVMVLRIDDVVAASPHSNQAAPEMPDMDMDM from the coding sequence TTGGCAGGACAGCCGATATACATTTTAGCAGACGGAAGTCAGGTAACAAGGGGCAGAGATGCCCAGAGCAACAACATTCTGGCAGGCAAGGCAGTTGCCAACGCAGTCCGTACTACCCTTGGTCCCAAGGGTATGGACAAGATGCTTGTGGATTCAATGGGTGATGTGGTAATCACCAATGACGGTGCAACCATTCTCAAGGAAATGGACATTGAACATCCTACAGCCAAAATGATCGTTGAGGTGGCCAAGACCCAGGATGATGAAGTCGGAGACGGTACGACCACAGCAGCCGTACTGGCCGGTGAATTCCTTTCCAAGGCAGAGGAACTTCTCAAGAAAGGTGTACACCCCACAATTATTGCAACAGGTTACAGGCAGGCATCCAAAAAGGCGGTTGAAATCGTAAAAAGTATAAGTATAGATATTTCACGTGACGATACTGAAGCCCTCAAAAAAGTGGCAAAAACCGCAATTACCGGAAAAGGTGCAGAATCTCACAAGGAAATGCTTGCAGAGCTTACCGTTGAAGCCGTATCTCTCATAGGAGAAGAAACGGATGATGGCTATGTTGCAGATGTAAGTGACATCAAAATAGAAAAACAGGCCGGTGAAAGTGTTGGTGAGTCCAAACTTGTAAAAGGCCTTGTTCTTGATAAAGCCCGCACACATCCCAACATGCCTGAAAAGATAGAGGATGCAAAAATCCTTGTTCTCAGTATCCCGGTTGAATTCAAAAAGACCGAGATGGATGCCGAGATCAAGATATCTTCCCCGGACCAGATGCAGATGTTTTTGGACCAGGAAGAAAAGATGGTCAAACAGATGACCGACAAGATTCTGGATTCCGGTGCAAATGTTGTCTTCTGCCAGAAGGGAATTGATGACCTTGCACAATATTATCTCGAAAAGGCTGGCGTCTATGCCGCCAAGAGGCTTAAAAAGAGTGATCTGGATCGTATCTGTGAAGCGACTGGTGCAACCAACATTCAGGATATCGATGAAATCACTGCCAATGACCTGGGTTCTGCAAATCTTGTAGAAGAACGTGACATAAAAGGCAACAAGATGACCTATATCACAGGATGCAGGGAAAAGAAAGCAGTTTCAATAATCCTTCATGGTGGTACACAGCACGTTGTAGATTCTCTCCAGCATGCAATAGACGACGCTCTTCACGTAGTCGCTGTGGCTCTGGAAGATGGTAAAGTAGTTGCAGGCGGCGGATCTCCGGAAGTAGAACTCTCCATGCGTCTGGGTGAATATGCATCTTCCCTCAGTGGCAGGGAACAGCTTGCAGTTGCCAAATTCGCAGAAGCATTTGAAGTAATTCCTGAAACCCTTGCTGAAAATTCAGGCTATGACCCAATAAACAAACTTGTTGAACTGCGTTCCAAGCACGAAGAAGGCAACAAGAGGATGGGGCTTAATGTATATACCGGTGAGATTGTTGACATGTGGGAAAACGATGTAATCGAACCACTCCGTGCCAAGACACAGGCAATTAACGCCGGAACAGAAGCAGCTGTCATGGTTCTTAGAATTGATGACGTTGTTGCAGCATCCCCTCACTCCAATCAGGCAGCACCTGAAATGCCTGATATGGACATGGATATGTAA